Proteins encoded within one genomic window of Dehalococcoidales bacterium:
- a CDS encoding ribosome recycling factor, which produces DTKIAIRNVRRDVADKLKQMEKDKEISQDECRMTLSKLQQLTDGVTAMVEQEREKKEAELREV; this is translated from the coding sequence GATACAAAAATCGCCATCAGAAACGTGCGGCGTGATGTTGCCGATAAACTGAAACAGATGGAAAAGGATAAGGAAATCTCCCAAGACGAGTGTCGCATGACGTTATCCAAGCTTCAACAACTCACTGATGGTGTTACCGCCATGGTTGAACAGGAAAGGGAGAAAAAGGAAGCCGAGCTCAGGGAAGTATAG